A genomic window from Lotus japonicus ecotype B-129 chromosome 1, LjGifu_v1.2 includes:
- the LOC130719315 gene encoding uncharacterized protein LOC130719315 → MTLKQVVTHCLAWDRGFRNRKVLCYSDSASAVDILQHAPPLQHWYASLIANICDFFDRGWEVHLRHTLRGGNACADLLAKVGARQDLDIQIIQDPPPELEPLLFADANGTSFVRE, encoded by the coding sequence atgacGTTAAAACAAGTCGTAACACACTGCCTTGCTTGGGACAGGGGCTTTCGCAATCGCAAGGTTCTTTGCTACTCggattctgcttctgcagtagACATTTTGCAGCATGCTCCTCCTCTGCAGCACTGGTATGCTTCTTTGATTGCGAATATTTGCGACTTCTTCGATCGTGGGTGGGAAGTTCATCTTCGTCATACTTTGCGAGGAGGAAATGCTTGTGCGGATTTGCTTGCGAAAGTTGGCGCCCGTCAAGATCTTGACATCCAGATCATCCAAGATCCTCCCCCGGAGTTGGAGCCTTTGTTGTTCGCTGATGCAAACGGTACCTCTTTTGTGAGGGAGTAG
- the LOC130732442 gene encoding uncharacterized protein LOC130732442, which yields MGMQKPQVLMLVIIMVVLVTEKPSVIEARTLSLVSNQGYSKIFATLGVVCKCCDGVGGSCTSSWTESCNNLQCLPWKSH from the exons ATGGGTATGCAGAAGCCTCAGGTGCTTATGCTGGTGATCATCATGGTTGTTTTAGTCACTGAGAAACCATCAGTTATAGAAGCAAGAACACTTTCCTTAGTATCTAATCAAG GGTACTCAAAGATTTTTGCAACGCTTGGAGTTGTTTGCAAGTGTTGTGATGGAGTTGGAGGTAGCTGCACAAGTTCTTGGACCGAATCTTGCAATAACCTGCAGTGTTTACCATGGAAATCACACTAA
- the LOC130729256 gene encoding probable proteasome inhibitor: protein MASDKSVLAVIRAARPTFRNHNDKIAFAVHSSFLASGYVLTATGPQALSDTALSNPSNDEVSIDQWNELIDEYAFVYANPEKPSNKNKVLVKCLVINDKLLVHALSHGFSNPLHLEINVGDYAGEDGGSNYSQHFKNFEKLVKRIDSEILSKLDGSSANASSSTKSSETSDRTRQEISDPVAGFGEPAGPPYHPSGVFPPVPIGSGSDLVPGPPAGVFPSSGPSIGGSMYVGPNDPRWFGGVGGGPGFPGGPGFPGGLPGVPPGARFDPYGPPGIPGFEPNRFARNPRRPGNDTHPDLQHFRRDADSDYI, encoded by the exons ATGGCGAGTGATAAGTCGGTGCTAGCGGTGATCAGAGCGGCGAGGCCAACGTTCCGCAACCACAACGACAAAATCGCCTTCGCCGTTCACTCCTCCTTCCTCGCCTCCGGCTATGTTCTCACCGCCACCGGTCCCCAAGCCCTCTCCGACACTGCGCTTTCCAATCCCTCCAATG ATGAGGTATCCATTGACCAATGGAACGAGTTAATCGACGAGTACGCGTTCGTCTATGCCAACCCTGAAAAGCCTTCCAACAAGAACAAAGTGCTTGTCAAGTGCCTCGTCATCAACGACAAATTGCTCGTTCATGCTTTGTCTCATGGATTTTCGAACCCTCTTCATCTTGAGATCAA TGTTGGGGACTATGCTGGAGAAGATGGGGGAAGCAATTATTCTCAGCATTTCAAGAATTTTGAGAAGCTGGTGAAGAGAATAGACTCTGAGATCTTGTCAAAGTTAGATGGTTCTTCCGCCAATGCTAGCTCGTCTACTAAAAG CTCAGAAACAAGTGACAGAACAAGGCAAGAGATATCTGATCCTGTTGCTGGATTTGGTGAACCCGCTGGTCCTCCTTATCATCCTTCTGG TGTATTCCCTCCGGTTCCCATTGGGTCTGGTAGTGATCTTGTCCCTGGGCCTCCTGCTGGTGTGTTTCCTTCAAG TGGTCCTAGCATTGGTGGGAGCATGTATGTAG GGCCTAATGACCCCCGTTGGtttggtggtgttggtggaggACCTGGTTTTCCCGGAGGACCTGGTTTTCCCGGAGGATTGCC GGGTGTTCCTCCGGGTGCTCGATTTGATCCCTATGGACCTCCTGGCATTCCTGGGTTTGAACCCAACAGATTTGCAAG GAATCCTCGGAGGCCAGGAAATGATACTCATCCAGATTTGCAACATTTCCGTAGAGATGCTGATTCAGATTATATATAG
- the LOC130729257 gene encoding uncharacterized protein LOC130729257 isoform X2, translating to MDKEWTKHPRFSKEYINGVQSFLDFAYTKGRPQGDEILCPCTKCRNCCWTTRNVVADHLIAKGFLKGYDVWVHHGEPIRRRFPMEIDDDMEDQEYSNDDIGGLLCNTFRSVAEEEGVSEGPNEEARKFYDLVNEAKQVMKKKASLTKKMNAQDKGKRSTSHFEPPEVRSSVSRKQFLIKLAKLINNLGGTNVDKTEIGGPSNNEYQEKGSNRPSFMIASQEQFNLSNSGASGQSSLNSNKVLHPTKKRSGVAKMTQPNVPDQNQDPTNFVNATKKLLTTEALMAKSRRCRKFMIQSKGSIQIQDPKRQPMKKAAVDNSRIKQTMKNSVAGDDNSRAKQQPMRRAVAENDNSRANKQSMDRVVGEKDKTRTRKQLENRAVLEDDRPRTMQESAMKKTKILPMCRSMLIDEFLKENEEVGEEELGEECSDEEQNVVGQEESAYPEEGGKTKGNIIEGTSKKRTRGPTQCLKIHARHHNDRHEVVLDDDGEPIGPTGQIVSDLSHFLGTIARNAKFCPLIYTNFKALVKDNEDLIWGYVNDKYIIPEKGRRAVFSRINDAWRRYKCCTKRNYFLKYSSMKERLKNRPTTIPEAHFKQLMTYWRNSTIQSISQTNAKNRAKLKYIHRTGPVNFARIRAQLRATKENGEEVTQPEMFVATRQSRKGKEVDKETQSVIPKLQDSVKNSSESETFQSLFGKEKSGKVHCYGRTVTPSMFKRKEEIAAIKKQHSNEMTSVKREMEGLKMLVKSLLLQQNPNFDEEEVNDIMGTALGNENSATPHSSTSNHVRHPEKCAEEGDTPQGLEEECEDEEDIPQGIEEEEEVEDDEDEEE from the exons ATGGACAAGGAATGGACTAAACATCCACGGTTTAGTAAAGAATATATCAATGGTGTTCAGTCATTTTTAGATTTTGCCTACACTAAAGGAAGACCTCAGGGAGATGAGATTTTATGTCCTTGTACTAAGTGTAGAAATTGCTGTTGGACTACAAGAAATGTGGTTGCAGATCATCTAATAGCCAAGGGTTTTCTAAAAGGTTATGATGTTTGGGTCCATCATGGGGAGCCAATACGAAGACGATTTCCTATGGAAATTGATGATGACATGGAAGACCAAGAGTACTCAAATGATGACATTGGTGGCTTATTGTGCAACACTTTTAGAAGTGTGGCCGAAGAAGAGGGAGTTAGCGAGGGTCCTAATGAGGAAGCCAGAAAGTTCTACGACTTGGTTAATGAGGCGAAACAG GTAATGAAAAAGAAAGCTAGCTTAACGAAGAAGATGAATGCTCAAGACAAGGGTAAAAGGAGTACTTCCCATTTTGAACCACCTGAAGTAAGATCAAGTGTATCACGTAAGCAATTTCTAATCAAGCTTGCGAAGCTAATAAACAATCTTGGAGGAACTAATGTAGATAAGACTGAAATTGGAGGACCCAGTAACAATGAATACCAAGAAAAAGGAAGCAACCGACCTTCGTTTATGATTGCATCCCAAGAACAATTCAACTTGTCTAACTCTGGAGCAAGTGGCCAATCAAGTTTAAATTCAAATAAGGTGCTTCATCCAACCAAAAAGAGGTCTGGCGTTGCTAAAATGACACAACCTAATGTTCCTGATCAAAACCAAGATCCAACAAACTTTGTGAATGCAACTAAAAAGTTATTGACAACAGAAGCTTTAATGGCTAAGAGTAGACGATGTAGAAAATTTATGATTCAAAGCAAAGGATCTATACAGATTCAAGATCCCAAGAGGCAGCCCATGAAAAAGGCAGCTGTTGACAATTCAAGGATAAAGCAAACTATGAAAAATTCAGTGGCTGGAGATGATAATTCCAGGGCAAAGCAGCAGCCCATGAGAAGGGCAGTGGCTGAAAATGACAATTCAAGGGCAAACAAGCAATCCATGGATAGGGTAGTAGGTGAAAAAGACAAAACAAGGACAAGGAAGCAGCTTGAGAATAGGGCAGTTCTTGAAGATGATAGGCCAAGGACAATGCAGGAAAGCGCTATGAAGAAGACAAAAATACTCCCAATGTGCCGATCAATGTTAATTGATGAGTTtcttaaagaaaatgaagaagttgGTGAAGAAGAGCTAGGTGAAGAATGTTCTGATGAAGAACAAAATGTCGTGGGACAAGAAGAAAGTGCATACCCAGAGGAAGGTGGCAAAACAAAAGGTAACATTATTGAag GGACAAGTAAGAAAAGAACACGAGGACCAACACAATGCTTAAAAATACATGCAAGACATCACAATGATCGTCATGAAGTTGTCTTAGATGATGATGGAGAGCCAATTGGTCCCACTGGTCAAATCGTGTCTGACTTGAGTCATTTCCTTGGCACCATAGCAAGGAATGCAAAATTTTGTCCTTTGATATATACAAACTTCAAAGCTTTGGTCAAAGATAATGAGGACCTTATATGGGGATATGTTAAT GATAAATACATTATTCCTGAAAAAGGAAGAAGAGCAGTATTTTCTCGCATAAATGATGCTTGGAGGCGATACAAATGCTGTACCAAAAGAAACTATTTTTTGAAGTACTCTAGTATGAAGGAAAGGTTAAAAAACCGTCCCACAACTATACCCGAAGCTCATTTCAAGCAATTGATGACTTATTGGAGAAATAGTACTATCCAA AGCATTAGCCAAACAAATGCTAAGAATAGGGCTAAGCTAAAGTATATACATCGTACGGGACCAGTAAATTTTGCAAGGATTCGTGCACAATTG CGTGCAACGAAGGAAAATGGAGAGGAAGTTACGCAACCTGAAATGTTCGTTGCGACTCGCCAAAGccgaaaaggaaaagaagtggACAAGGAAACGCAAAGTGTAATT CCTAAACTTCAAGATTCTGTTAAGAACTCAAGTGAATCTGAGACATTTCAATCATTGTTCGGCAAAGAAAAGTCTGGTAAGGTTCATTGCTATGGAAGAACCGTCACACCATCTATgtttaaaagaaaagaagaaattgcTGCTATTAAGAAACAACACTCTAATGAAATGACTAGCGTTAAGAGGGAGATGGAAGGATTGAAAATGCTTGTGAAGAGCTTGTTGTTGCAACAAAACCCAAACTTCGATGAAGAGGAGGTGAATGATATAATGGGAACTGCTTTAGGCAATGAAAATAGTGCAACTCCGCATTCATCTACATCGAACCATGTTCGTCATCCTGAAAAG TGTGCGGAGGAAGGAGACACTCCTCAAGGTTTAGAAGAAGAGTGTGAGGACGAAGAAGATATTCCTCAAGGTattgaagaagaggaggaagttgaagatgatgaagatgaagaagaataa
- the LOC130729257 gene encoding uncharacterized protein LOC130729257 isoform X1, with product MDKEWTKHPRFSKEYINGVQSFLDFAYTKGRPQGDEILCPCTKCRNCCWTTRNVVADHLIAKGFLKGYDVWVHHGEPIRRRFPMEIDDDMEDQEYSNDDIGGLLCNTFRSVAEEEGVSEGPNEEARKFYDLVNEAKQVMKKKASLTKKMNAQDKGKRSTSHFEPPEVRSSVSRKQFLIKLAKLINNLGGTNVDKTEIGGPSNNEYQEKGSNRPSFMIASQEQFNLSNSGASGQSSLNSNKVLHPTKKRSGVAKMTQPNVPDQNQDPTNFVNATKKLLTTEALMAKSRRCRKFMIQSKGSIQIQDPKRQPMKKAAVDNSRIKQTMKNSVAGDDNSRAKQQPMRRAVAENDNSRANKQSMDRVVGEKDKTRTRKQLENRAVLEDDRPRTMQESAMKKTKILPMCRSMLIDEFLKENEEVGEEELGEECSDEEQNVVGQEESAYPEEGGKTKGNIIEGTSKKRTRGPTQCLKIHARHHNDRHEVVLDDDGEPIGPTGQIVSDLSHFLGTIARNAKFCPLIYTNFKALVKDNEDLIWGYVNDKYIIPEKGRRAVFSRINDAWRRYKCCTKRNYFLKYSSMKERLKNRPTTIPEAHFKQLMTYWRNSTIQSISQTNAKNRAKLKYIHRTGPVNFARIRAQLRATKENGEEVTQPEMFVATRQSRKGKEVDKETQSVIPKLQDSVKNSSESETFQSLFGKEKSGKVHCYGRTVTPSMFKRKEEIAAIKKQHSNEMTSVKREMEGLKMLVKSLLLQQNPNFDEEEVNDIMGTALGNENSATPHSSTSNHVRHPEKCFALQCAEEGDTPQGLEEECEDEEDIPQGIEEEEEVEDDEDEEE from the exons ATGGACAAGGAATGGACTAAACATCCACGGTTTAGTAAAGAATATATCAATGGTGTTCAGTCATTTTTAGATTTTGCCTACACTAAAGGAAGACCTCAGGGAGATGAGATTTTATGTCCTTGTACTAAGTGTAGAAATTGCTGTTGGACTACAAGAAATGTGGTTGCAGATCATCTAATAGCCAAGGGTTTTCTAAAAGGTTATGATGTTTGGGTCCATCATGGGGAGCCAATACGAAGACGATTTCCTATGGAAATTGATGATGACATGGAAGACCAAGAGTACTCAAATGATGACATTGGTGGCTTATTGTGCAACACTTTTAGAAGTGTGGCCGAAGAAGAGGGAGTTAGCGAGGGTCCTAATGAGGAAGCCAGAAAGTTCTACGACTTGGTTAATGAGGCGAAACAG GTAATGAAAAAGAAAGCTAGCTTAACGAAGAAGATGAATGCTCAAGACAAGGGTAAAAGGAGTACTTCCCATTTTGAACCACCTGAAGTAAGATCAAGTGTATCACGTAAGCAATTTCTAATCAAGCTTGCGAAGCTAATAAACAATCTTGGAGGAACTAATGTAGATAAGACTGAAATTGGAGGACCCAGTAACAATGAATACCAAGAAAAAGGAAGCAACCGACCTTCGTTTATGATTGCATCCCAAGAACAATTCAACTTGTCTAACTCTGGAGCAAGTGGCCAATCAAGTTTAAATTCAAATAAGGTGCTTCATCCAACCAAAAAGAGGTCTGGCGTTGCTAAAATGACACAACCTAATGTTCCTGATCAAAACCAAGATCCAACAAACTTTGTGAATGCAACTAAAAAGTTATTGACAACAGAAGCTTTAATGGCTAAGAGTAGACGATGTAGAAAATTTATGATTCAAAGCAAAGGATCTATACAGATTCAAGATCCCAAGAGGCAGCCCATGAAAAAGGCAGCTGTTGACAATTCAAGGATAAAGCAAACTATGAAAAATTCAGTGGCTGGAGATGATAATTCCAGGGCAAAGCAGCAGCCCATGAGAAGGGCAGTGGCTGAAAATGACAATTCAAGGGCAAACAAGCAATCCATGGATAGGGTAGTAGGTGAAAAAGACAAAACAAGGACAAGGAAGCAGCTTGAGAATAGGGCAGTTCTTGAAGATGATAGGCCAAGGACAATGCAGGAAAGCGCTATGAAGAAGACAAAAATACTCCCAATGTGCCGATCAATGTTAATTGATGAGTTtcttaaagaaaatgaagaagttgGTGAAGAAGAGCTAGGTGAAGAATGTTCTGATGAAGAACAAAATGTCGTGGGACAAGAAGAAAGTGCATACCCAGAGGAAGGTGGCAAAACAAAAGGTAACATTATTGAag GGACAAGTAAGAAAAGAACACGAGGACCAACACAATGCTTAAAAATACATGCAAGACATCACAATGATCGTCATGAAGTTGTCTTAGATGATGATGGAGAGCCAATTGGTCCCACTGGTCAAATCGTGTCTGACTTGAGTCATTTCCTTGGCACCATAGCAAGGAATGCAAAATTTTGTCCTTTGATATATACAAACTTCAAAGCTTTGGTCAAAGATAATGAGGACCTTATATGGGGATATGTTAAT GATAAATACATTATTCCTGAAAAAGGAAGAAGAGCAGTATTTTCTCGCATAAATGATGCTTGGAGGCGATACAAATGCTGTACCAAAAGAAACTATTTTTTGAAGTACTCTAGTATGAAGGAAAGGTTAAAAAACCGTCCCACAACTATACCCGAAGCTCATTTCAAGCAATTGATGACTTATTGGAGAAATAGTACTATCCAA AGCATTAGCCAAACAAATGCTAAGAATAGGGCTAAGCTAAAGTATATACATCGTACGGGACCAGTAAATTTTGCAAGGATTCGTGCACAATTG CGTGCAACGAAGGAAAATGGAGAGGAAGTTACGCAACCTGAAATGTTCGTTGCGACTCGCCAAAGccgaaaaggaaaagaagtggACAAGGAAACGCAAAGTGTAATT CCTAAACTTCAAGATTCTGTTAAGAACTCAAGTGAATCTGAGACATTTCAATCATTGTTCGGCAAAGAAAAGTCTGGTAAGGTTCATTGCTATGGAAGAACCGTCACACCATCTATgtttaaaagaaaagaagaaattgcTGCTATTAAGAAACAACACTCTAATGAAATGACTAGCGTTAAGAGGGAGATGGAAGGATTGAAAATGCTTGTGAAGAGCTTGTTGTTGCAACAAAACCCAAACTTCGATGAAGAGGAGGTGAATGATATAATGGGAACTGCTTTAGGCAATGAAAATAGTGCAACTCCGCATTCATCTACATCGAACCATGTTCGTCATCCTGAAAAG TGTTTTGCTCTGCAGTGTGCGGAGGAAGGAGACACTCCTCAAGGTTTAGAAGAAGAGTGTGAGGACGAAGAAGATATTCCTCAAGGTattgaagaagaggaggaagttgaagatgatgaagatgaagaagaataa
- the LOC130729257 gene encoding uncharacterized protein LOC130729257 isoform X3, producing the protein MDKEWTKHPRFSKEYINGVQSFLDFAYTKGRPQGDEILCPCTKCRNCCWTTRNVVADHLIAKGFLKGYDVWVHHGEPIRRRFPMEIDDDMEDQEYSNDDIGGLLCNTFRSVAEEEGVSEGPNEEARKFYDLVNEAKQVMKKKASLTKKMNAQDKGKRSTSHFEPPEVRSSVSRKQFLIKLAKLINNLGGTNVDKTEIGGPSNNEYQEKGSNRPSFMIASQEQFNLSNSGASGQSSLNSNKVLHPTKKRSGVAKMTQPNVPDQNQDPTNFVNATKKLLTTEALMAKSRRCRKFMIQSKGSIQIQDPKRQPMKKAAVDNSRIKQTMKNSVAGDDNSRAKQQPMRRAVAENDNSRANKQSMDRVVGEKDKTRTRKQLENRAVLEDDRPRTMQESAMKKTKILPMCRSMLIDEFLKENEEVGEEELGEECSDEEQNVVGQEESAYPEEGGKTKGTSKKRTRGPTQCLKIHARHHNDRHEVVLDDDGEPIGPTGQIVSDLSHFLGTIARNAKFCPLIYTNFKALVKDNEDLIWGYVNDKYIIPEKGRRAVFSRINDAWRRYKCCTKRNYFLKYSSMKERLKNRPTTIPEAHFKQLMTYWRNSTIQSISQTNAKNRAKLKYIHRTGPVNFARIRAQLRATKENGEEVTQPEMFVATRQSRKGKEVDKETQSVIPKLQDSVKNSSESETFQSLFGKEKSGKVHCYGRTVTPSMFKRKEEIAAIKKQHSNEMTSVKREMEGLKMLVKSLLLQQNPNFDEEEVNDIMGTALGNENSATPHSSTSNHVRHPEKCFALQCAEEGDTPQGLEEECEDEEDIPQGIEEEEEVEDDEDEEE; encoded by the exons ATGGACAAGGAATGGACTAAACATCCACGGTTTAGTAAAGAATATATCAATGGTGTTCAGTCATTTTTAGATTTTGCCTACACTAAAGGAAGACCTCAGGGAGATGAGATTTTATGTCCTTGTACTAAGTGTAGAAATTGCTGTTGGACTACAAGAAATGTGGTTGCAGATCATCTAATAGCCAAGGGTTTTCTAAAAGGTTATGATGTTTGGGTCCATCATGGGGAGCCAATACGAAGACGATTTCCTATGGAAATTGATGATGACATGGAAGACCAAGAGTACTCAAATGATGACATTGGTGGCTTATTGTGCAACACTTTTAGAAGTGTGGCCGAAGAAGAGGGAGTTAGCGAGGGTCCTAATGAGGAAGCCAGAAAGTTCTACGACTTGGTTAATGAGGCGAAACAG GTAATGAAAAAGAAAGCTAGCTTAACGAAGAAGATGAATGCTCAAGACAAGGGTAAAAGGAGTACTTCCCATTTTGAACCACCTGAAGTAAGATCAAGTGTATCACGTAAGCAATTTCTAATCAAGCTTGCGAAGCTAATAAACAATCTTGGAGGAACTAATGTAGATAAGACTGAAATTGGAGGACCCAGTAACAATGAATACCAAGAAAAAGGAAGCAACCGACCTTCGTTTATGATTGCATCCCAAGAACAATTCAACTTGTCTAACTCTGGAGCAAGTGGCCAATCAAGTTTAAATTCAAATAAGGTGCTTCATCCAACCAAAAAGAGGTCTGGCGTTGCTAAAATGACACAACCTAATGTTCCTGATCAAAACCAAGATCCAACAAACTTTGTGAATGCAACTAAAAAGTTATTGACAACAGAAGCTTTAATGGCTAAGAGTAGACGATGTAGAAAATTTATGATTCAAAGCAAAGGATCTATACAGATTCAAGATCCCAAGAGGCAGCCCATGAAAAAGGCAGCTGTTGACAATTCAAGGATAAAGCAAACTATGAAAAATTCAGTGGCTGGAGATGATAATTCCAGGGCAAAGCAGCAGCCCATGAGAAGGGCAGTGGCTGAAAATGACAATTCAAGGGCAAACAAGCAATCCATGGATAGGGTAGTAGGTGAAAAAGACAAAACAAGGACAAGGAAGCAGCTTGAGAATAGGGCAGTTCTTGAAGATGATAGGCCAAGGACAATGCAGGAAAGCGCTATGAAGAAGACAAAAATACTCCCAATGTGCCGATCAATGTTAATTGATGAGTTtcttaaagaaaatgaagaagttgGTGAAGAAGAGCTAGGTGAAGAATGTTCTGATGAAGAACAAAATGTCGTGGGACAAGAAGAAAGTGCATACCCAGAGGAAGGTGGCAAAACAAAAG GGACAAGTAAGAAAAGAACACGAGGACCAACACAATGCTTAAAAATACATGCAAGACATCACAATGATCGTCATGAAGTTGTCTTAGATGATGATGGAGAGCCAATTGGTCCCACTGGTCAAATCGTGTCTGACTTGAGTCATTTCCTTGGCACCATAGCAAGGAATGCAAAATTTTGTCCTTTGATATATACAAACTTCAAAGCTTTGGTCAAAGATAATGAGGACCTTATATGGGGATATGTTAAT GATAAATACATTATTCCTGAAAAAGGAAGAAGAGCAGTATTTTCTCGCATAAATGATGCTTGGAGGCGATACAAATGCTGTACCAAAAGAAACTATTTTTTGAAGTACTCTAGTATGAAGGAAAGGTTAAAAAACCGTCCCACAACTATACCCGAAGCTCATTTCAAGCAATTGATGACTTATTGGAGAAATAGTACTATCCAA AGCATTAGCCAAACAAATGCTAAGAATAGGGCTAAGCTAAAGTATATACATCGTACGGGACCAGTAAATTTTGCAAGGATTCGTGCACAATTG CGTGCAACGAAGGAAAATGGAGAGGAAGTTACGCAACCTGAAATGTTCGTTGCGACTCGCCAAAGccgaaaaggaaaagaagtggACAAGGAAACGCAAAGTGTAATT CCTAAACTTCAAGATTCTGTTAAGAACTCAAGTGAATCTGAGACATTTCAATCATTGTTCGGCAAAGAAAAGTCTGGTAAGGTTCATTGCTATGGAAGAACCGTCACACCATCTATgtttaaaagaaaagaagaaattgcTGCTATTAAGAAACAACACTCTAATGAAATGACTAGCGTTAAGAGGGAGATGGAAGGATTGAAAATGCTTGTGAAGAGCTTGTTGTTGCAACAAAACCCAAACTTCGATGAAGAGGAGGTGAATGATATAATGGGAACTGCTTTAGGCAATGAAAATAGTGCAACTCCGCATTCATCTACATCGAACCATGTTCGTCATCCTGAAAAG TGTTTTGCTCTGCAGTGTGCGGAGGAAGGAGACACTCCTCAAGGTTTAGAAGAAGAGTGTGAGGACGAAGAAGATATTCCTCAAGGTattgaagaagaggaggaagttgaagatgatgaagatgaagaagaataa